GATGTTAATGAAAATATTATTTTGGATGTCCACACTTTGCAAACATACTTACAGCAACGCACGGCTCGTTATGATAAACAAGGCGATCAACATTATCAGTTAATATCTGCTCTTCATAAAGCGGTGAGAGGGTCTGATCCTGACGCAGCTTTATACTGGCTGGCGCGTATGTTAGAGGGTAAGGAAGATCCTTTATTTTTAGCGCGAAGAATTATCAGAATGGCTAGCGAAGATATAGGATTAGCAGACCCCCAGGCTTTATCTTTATGCATCGCCGCCCGCGATACTTATGAAATGCTAGGCTCTCCTGAAGGTGAGCTGGCTTTAGCTCAAGCTGTCGTTTACCTTGCTTTGGCACCCAAAAGCAATGCTCTTTACCAAGCTTATGAAGAAGCCAAGCAATTAGCTGCGCAAACAACTTACATGGCACCTCCTTCCATCATTATTAATGCAGCGACTCCTCTAATGAAACAAATGGGATATGGAAAAAATTATCTTTATGATCATGAAGTAGAACATGCTTTCTCAGGGCAAAATTATTTTCCGGAAGAATTACCACCTAGAAAGTTTTACTGCCCTGTGGAACGCGGTTTTGAGCGTGAAATGAAAAAAAGACAAAGCTATTTCGATAAGCTAAGAATGATCAAGAAAAACAAATAATTTTTTACAATAAAGCATTGAGGATAGCAAAGAAGCTATATAC
The window above is part of the Neochlamydia sp. AcF84 genome. Proteins encoded here:
- a CDS encoding replication-associated recombination protein A, which produces MITPKSPIAPLAEQMRPASIEEIVGQEHLIGPEGFITKIISAGKPLSIILWGPPGCGKTSIARLYAKAFNIPFYSISAIFNGIADLKKLIEEIENTPLLHQRAVLFVDEIHRFNKAQQDAFLPYVEKGTIVLIGATAENPSFHLNSALLSRLRVLALRPLNEKSLQQLLQRYESRKKALPLTEEARQLLILSAQGDGRFLLNLIENLQDVNENIILDVHTLQTYLQQRTARYDKQGDQHYQLISALHKAVRGSDPDAALYWLARMLEGKEDPLFLARRIIRMASEDIGLADPQALSLCIAARDTYEMLGSPEGELALAQAVVYLALAPKSNALYQAYEEAKQLAAQTTYMAPPSIIINAATPLMKQMGYGKNYLYDHEVEHAFSGQNYFPEELPPRKFYCPVERGFEREMKKRQSYFDKLRMIKKNK